A stretch of Linepithema humile isolate Giens D197 chromosome 3, Lhum_UNIL_v1.0, whole genome shotgun sequence DNA encodes these proteins:
- the LOC105668789 gene encoding superkiller complex protein 3, translating to MSDDVKVLLKEARESFKQNEYLETMKKCKKILKKDKSNYTALVLLARAMQEIEEFKSQVTLVLQKATEIQPDNPLAWQGLVAHYEKVSQNNEDWEKLAIAYCKLLKLDSDTPKFTHFVNKVSEVVLRIKNDEVLTEALNTLSMLREVSTKEKTSLIDKTLAWVLTEYPKNNIQKYQELYESVLASVIKDTDLLNRQDYYRKYLKILYDFKKFNVLLIAAQDMYTQFQQDACSLEWICRIYYEEMILNGTKFEINIIQFYEDLLKLNANSDIALIAKATYLESTDKIINSRECLNQAILLNARSFYAWLMLSRVQYKLYCWEEAENASKQALHLIKPNLKDKLQYDIELRLLDAMSRSSNEQKLIQARQRCEELMESQFSAQLQLIYARINILLDNTYAVALDNMKDQDASKIQFLKALHLKKRKQYEEAINTIELALDNSEAWLLFGKIYWDMEDYNHSLIAFLNGVQADSNNWECLVYLGHYYREHGNDIDRSRRCYHAALQINPFSEEAGVGLSTTYRLLKNTDANIQLLQKLTMQDNGPKWAWLQLGLQYLDQGDAAEAIKALQHVIRADPNDNHSWESLADAYLIRGAHTSALKSYQRALQLKPGSLYPLIQLANIKVLIGQYNEAKEDFENILENDKQYILALKGLAEACLGLARENITKQFLCRARENLQQAVDSLTDAVMMRSDLSCNWKLLGDVCYRIVTLPEKYCYIRVKPILMNYDSTEHYVKVKRDEILTLSIRCFCRTLSITQNSALLWHDLACCYSMQLERDSKINKNDVAAKCFAAAKHAIKLCPQSWQHWNLLGVICTSPYIKNYALAQHCFIMAIDRESNNAIAWSNLGTLYLHLGDIYRANEAFSRAQRADPSYINSWIGQGLIAEKSSRKEAMDLFRHSTQLGYHDQAALGYAHWVLTTLLNPTMKKDPLFIYVIKNMHAIPAAADVLTWYTEREPTDVCALNTHGLLLERLKLYNTAAKQLVTALELSQGEERDMISINLARVLIKIGRYEEAVELCRQVKNASFNSQCHLALSLFKAKQYEESYNTYEAALHWLADTETRKANVLCAMAAIAYIFQGADAVKTLLFQCIQIEPPTIAGLLATAALGILHDDSNLTSLVLKELKPYEDNHEYGHHAVTLSAYHHVIQGNLTEAIRILSKAIFKHPNDIRYWVRLVRVSLLDTSLDLFRRCAQIALVLSRNTSMTDIVYVACASAYSHFGTKEGLRQAQKNIFTYPTNVESWANFIAALVPRCEDGDSKINHQWVSSLISIVKSQFQTSEYMSQWLLRNEKKINSS from the exons ATGTCGGACGATGTAAAGGTTTTGCTGAAGGAAGCTCGTGAATCCTTCAAGCAGAATGAATATTTGGAAACTATgaagaaatgcaaaaaaatcttgaagaaAGACAAAAGCAATTATACAGCATTAGTTCTATTAGCTCGTGCCATGCAGGAGATCGAAGAATTTAAATCACAGGTTACCTTGGTTCTTCAAAAAGCAACTGAAATACAACCAGATAATCCATTAGCCTGGCAAGGTTTAGTGGCACATTATGAAAAAGTGTCACAGAATAATGAGGATTGGGAAAAGTTGGCTATAGCTTATTGCAAACTTTTGAAGTTAGATAG CGATACTCCTAAGTTTAcacattttgtaaataaagtcTCTGAGGTTGTGTTGAGGATCAAGAACGATGAAGTACTGACTGAAGCATTGAACACATTGAGCATGTTGCGAGAAGTTTCTACCAAAGAGAAGACAAGTTTAATTGATAAGACTCTGGCCTGGGTTTTAACAGAATATCCtaagaataatatacaaaagtatCAGGAGCTCTATGAGAGTGTATTAGCATCTGTAATAAAAGATACAGATCTGTTGAACAGACAAGATTATTATAGGAagtatttaaagatattatatgatttcaaaaagttcaatgttttattaatagcaGCCCAGGACATGTACACTCAATTTCAACAAGATGCTTGTTCTTTAG aaTGGATATGCCGGATCTATTATGAAGAAATGATACTGAAtggaacaaaatttgaaatcaatataattcaGTTTTATGAGGATCTTTTAAAGTTGAATGCAAATTCTGACATTGCACTGATTGCAAAGGCAACATATTTAGAGAGTACAGATAAGATTATCAATTCCCGTGAGTGTCTGAATCAAGCAATCTTGTTGAATGCAAGATCCTTCTATGCTTGGTTGATGTTGAGTCGGGTGCAGTATAAACTCTACTGCTGGGAAGAAGCTGAGAATGCTTCTAAACAAGCGTTACATTTGATAAAACCCAATTTAAAGGACAAACTACAGTATGATATTGAATTGAGATTACTTGATGCAATGAGTAGGAGCAGCAATGAACAAAAGCTGATACAAGCGCGGCAGAGGTGTGAAGag ttgatGGAGAGTCAATTTTCCGCACAATTGCAATTGATATATGcacgaataaatatattgctgGACAATACCTATGCTGTCGCGTTAGATAATATGAAGGATCAGGACGCAAGTAAAATCCAATTCCTCAAAGCGTTGCATTTGAAGAAACGAAAGCAATACGAGGAAGCTATTAACACCATCGAGCTAGCGTTGGATAATTCTGAAGCCTGGTTGCTGTTTGGTAAAATATATTGGGACATGGAAGACTACAACCACAGTCTGATAGCTTTCTTGAACGGCGTCCAGGCGGATAGCAATAATTGGGAGTGCCTGGTTTATCTGGGACATTATTATCGCGAACATGGTAACGATATAGATCGTTCGAGAAGATGTTATCACGCTGCATTGCAAATTAATCCGTTTTCCGAGGAAGCTGGTGTCGGACTAAGCACAACTTATCGACTTCTTAAAAACACC GATGCTAACATACAGCTGTTGCAAAAACTAACCATGCAAGATAATGGGCCGAAATGGGCTTGGCTCCAATTAGGTCTGCAGTACTTAGATCAAGGTGACGCCGCAGAAGCCATCAAAGCGTTGCAGCATGTGATCAGGGCTGATCCTAACGACAA TCACAGCTGGGAATCTCTGGCGGATGCATATTTAATACGCGGCGCTCATACATCAGCATTGAAATCGTATCAACGCGCGCTACAGCTGAAACCAGGATCCTTGTATCCCTTGATACAACTTGCAAACATCAAAGTG CTGATTGGCCAGTACAACGAAGCCAAAGAAGATTTCGagaatatattagaaaatgatAAACAATACATTCTCGCATTAAAGGGCTTAGCTGAAGCGTGTTTGGGTCTGGCGAGGgaaaatatcacaaaacaATTTCTGTGCCGTGCGAGAGAAAATCTACAGCAAGCAGTAGATAGCCTAACTGATGCTGTTATGATGCGCAGTGATCTGTCTTGCAATTGGAAATTGCTCGGCGATGTGTGCTATAGGATAGTCACTCTGCCTGAAAAATATTGCTACATAAGAGTTAAGcctattttaatgaattacgATAGCACTGAGCACTATGTAAAGGTTAAAAGAGACGAGATACTCACGTTGTCAATAAG ATGTTTCTGCCGGACGTTGTCTATCACGCAAAATTCTGCTTTGCTGTGGCACGATTTAGCGTGTTGTTATTCAATGCAATTGGAACGTGATTCTAAAATCAATAAGAATGACGTGGCAGCCAAGTGCTTTGCTGCTGCAAAGCACGCCATTAAACTTTGCCCACAATCATGGCAACATTGGAACCTTCTGGGTGTTATTTGTACATCGccgtacataaaaaattacgcGCTTGCTCAGCATTGTTTCATTATGGCGATTGACAGAGAATCGAATAATGCGATAGCATGGAGCAATCTGGGGACGTTATACTTGCATCTAG GAGATATCTACAGAGCGAATGAAGCATTTTCTCGAGCCCAACGCGCGGATCCTAGCTATATCAACAGCTGGATCGGTCAAGGATTAATTGCGGAGAAGTCCTCGAGGAAGGAAGCGATGGACCTGTTCCGGCATTCGACACAACTAGGCTACCACGATCAAGCGGCTCTAGGCTATGCTCACTGGGTGCTTACTACTCTCCTGAATCCCACAATGAAGAAAGATCCGTTGTTCATTTATGTTATCAAGAACATGCACGCGATACCCGCAGCAGCGGATGTTCTCACTTGGTATACAG AACGCGAACCAACCGATGTTTGTGCTCTGAACACCCACGGTTTATTGTTGGAacgattaaaattgtataacaCGGCGGCTAAGCAACTCGTCACGGCTTTAGAACTGAGCCAGGGCGAAGAGAGGGatatgatatctataaacTTGGCACGTGTCCTGATTAAAATAGGAAGATACGAAGAAGCAGTGGAATTGTGCAGACAAGTGAAAAATGCAAGTTTCAACTCTCAATGCCACTTAGCATTAAGCTTATTCAAAG CCAAACAATACGAAGAATCGTACAACACGTACGAAGCAGCTCTACACTGGTTGGCGGACACCGAAACGCGCAAAGCGAATGTCTTGTGCGCGATGGCCGCGATTGCTTACATCTTCCAAGGGGCAGACGCTGTTAAGACCCTGCTGTTCCAGTGTATACAAATAGAACCGCCTACCATAGCCGGCTTGTTGGCGACCGCTGCATTAGGAATTTTGCATGACGATTCCAATCTGACCTCTTTGGTGCTGAAGGAATTGAAACCGTATGAAGATAATCACGAGTATGGCCACCATGCCGTCACATTGTCCGCGTATCATCACGTTATTCAGGGAAATCTCACCGAAGCCATACGAATTTTAAGCAAAGCTATTTTCAAACATCCCA ATGATATTAGATATTGGGTGCGCCTTGTTAGAGTTTCGCTATTGGACACAAGCCTGGATCTCTTCCGTAGATGTGCTCAAATAGCACTGGTTCTAAGCAGGAATACGTCCATGACTGACATTGTATATGTCGCTTGCGCATCGGCGTACAGTCACTTCGGCACGAAAGAAGGCCTCCGGCAGgctcagaaaaatatatttacatatccCACTAATGTTGAGAGCTGGGCTAATTTTATTGCCGCACTTGTGCCCAG atGCGAAGATGGGGATTCAAAGATCAATCATCAATGGGTATCGTCGTTAATATCGATAGTGAAATCGCAATTCCAAACTTCTGAATATATGTCACAATGGCTGCTTcgcaacgaaaaaaaaattaatagttcttaa
- the LOC105668787 gene encoding pentatricopeptide repeat-containing protein 2, mitochondrial: protein MAATIRSLMRFNVGLVNNTLLRNNVLNSCRFLYSEKSLGLNGYENARLNFRNQFLNVESDFRTKMQQICETDSDSNMIFTEDLKSMLHLAQKKPEDIELIIKMLTKFNNQNKQLRFGTFVFGPVVMRTFYYLDEPDLALTAFKDPQFEHFFNQLTSYQILLTLLYKHKKYSEMRDVYDIIKTKNMETGGYPINSSILIMAACYKENTPETLEYALTLWKELNEKGCQIMRRASTFVAALAIKQNSPHIAIEILSTLKEARYIDVRCLKVVAYTDLKRFTEIVPILRASIEHDRPHLRKECYFVDVIEKLEDVLTRENVPKDFELYKLIKILKENNHMFQNILDEHLCMEINPLKRRLIDRDSDDPMKQRQREFTSNRDIGARPVLQNLL from the exons ATGGCAGCGACAATAAGGAGTCTTATGAGATTCAATGTTGGTCTAGTCAACAATACTCTTCTGAGAAATAACGTCTTAAACT CCtgcagatttttatattctgaGAAAAGTTTGGGTTTAAATGGCTATGAAAATGCGCGATTAAACTTTCGCaaccaatttttaaatgtggaGTCTGACTTTCGTACGAAGATGCAGCAAATATGCGAGACAGACTCAGATTCAAACATGATCTTCACAGAAGATTTGAAATCAATGTTGCATTTAGCCCAAAAGAAACCAGAGGATATTGAATTGATCATCAAAATGTTAACCAagtttaataatcaaaataaacaattgaGATTTGGTACATTTGTCTTTGGTCCTGTAGTAATGCGCACTTTCTACTATCTGGATGAGCCAGATCTTGCATTAACTGCTTTTAAAGATCCACAGTTTGAGCATTTCTTTAATCAGCTCACTAGTTACCAAATTCTtctaactttattatataaacacaaaaaGTATTCAGAAATGAGAGATGTGtacgatattattaaaactaaaaatatggAAACTGGTGGATACCCTATAAATTCTTCCATATTGATCATGGCTGCCTGTTATAAAGAG AACACGCCAGAAACATTGGAATATGCTTTGACCCTCTGGAAAGAGTTAAACGAAAAGGGATGCCAAATCATGAGAAGAGCTTCTACATTTGTAGCAGCTTTAGCTATTAAGCAAAATTCACCTCATATAGCTATCGAAATCTTAAGTACATTGAAAGAAGCTCGATACATTGATGTCAGATGTTTAAAAGTTGTAGCATACACAGACTTGAAGAGGTTTACTGAGATAGTACCTATTCTCAGAGCATCGATAGAACACGATAGACCACATCTTAGGAAAGAATGTTACTTTGTAGATGTG ATCGAAAAATTGGAAGATGTTTTGACAAGGGAGAATGTTCCTAAAGATTTTGaactttataaattgatcAAGATATTAAAGGAAAACAATCATATGTTCCAGAAT ATCTTGGATGAGCATCTTTGCATGGAAATCAATCCACTCAAACGCAGATTGATAGACAGAGACTCCGATGACCCTATGAAACAGCGGCAACGAGAATTCACGAGCAATCGGGACATCGGTGCGAGACCGGTGTTACAAAATCTTTTGTAA